GATGGATGGCCAACTTCGTTGCGGGATGACCCTTGAAGAATTAATTGCCACCCGCCAGGCCTATACTGATCGTCATATTGGGCCACATACCCTAACCGGCCCGATTTTCGTTAAAGGGGCCGAGCCGGGAGACGCACTGGAAGTACGTATCCAAAAATTGGTGCTTGCCGACTGCGGGGTGAATTATCACTGGCCGGGGAGATTTGATAGGGGCGGGCTCCCGGAAGATTTTCCAGACGGACAAATCAAGACATTGAAATTGGACTTGGAAAAAATGGAGACCACTTTCGCTCCCGGAGTGGTCATCCCCCTGAAACCTTTCTTCGGGGTGATGGGGGTCGCACCCCGAGCGGGAGAAAAAAGGCCTTCCTCCATTCCGGATTATTTCGGTGGGAACATGGACAATAAAGAACTCGTCCCGGGAACGACTCTTTTTCTACCGGTCGTTGTGCCCGGCGCTCTTTTTTCTGCCGGGGATGCTCATGCCGTTCAAGGAGATGGGGAGGTAAATGTTACCGCCATTGAGACCGCTATGATGGAAGCCGTACTGCAATTTTTCGTGCGCAAAGATATGAAAATTGAGAGACCCATGGCGGAGACGCCCAACCATTGGATCACCATGGGGTTCCATGAGGACCTGGATGAGGCCGTCAAGATTGCCTTGCGGGATGCAATTCAATTCATATCCAAAACAAAAGGATTAACCTTGGATGACTCCTATGCCCTATGCAGTCTGGCGGTTGATTTACGGGTCACCCAAATCGTCGACGGCAATAAAGGAATTCATGCCATGATCCCGAAGGCAATTTTCAAGAAATAAGGAAAGGGATCAGGCATAAGTAACTAAGTAAATGAGGTCAAGTGCGGTGGGGAATTCAACCC
This portion of the Deltaproteobacteria bacterium genome encodes:
- a CDS encoding acetamidase/formamidase family protein, which gives rise to MDQGRKTHKLMASPQTVHTGFFDATLPPVLAIESGDTVVMSSLMLMDGQLRCGMTLEELIATRQAYTDRHIGPHTLTGPIFVKGAEPGDALEVRIQKLVLADCGVNYHWPGRFDRGGLPEDFPDGQIKTLKLDLEKMETTFAPGVVIPLKPFFGVMGVAPRAGEKRPSSIPDYFGGNMDNKELVPGTTLFLPVVVPGALFSAGDAHAVQGDGEVNVTAIETAMMEAVLQFFVRKDMKIERPMAETPNHWITMGFHEDLDEAVKIALRDAIQFISKTKGLTLDDSYALCSLAVDLRVTQIVDGNKGIHAMIPKAIFKK